The Ruminococcus bovis genome includes a region encoding these proteins:
- a CDS encoding SpaA isopeptide-forming pilin-related protein codes for MINKTSKVAARSLTAITLIVMIIISCISAVAVNKSVAESGAKKDIEVTGGTMTKGVDYYLVGDMCSPIWSTADTSFALTKVNGDNNHYTGTFRLTGQKTYEFKIYNSNGDYYSKSGASFSEGTQIVRGLTNDAGASNMSFVIPAGTTEITVDMYCEYSNDSQVTFTLNNLGTGDVTQGGTGHSYKAQSGVINHSSDTELLNVKSTFFDYYNDEEVDGSWRTSLSGFYRTVKSGNTSHNREPYEKFNRAIAQYANGVNNSSWTTPLYFGDFNTDKDGYQKDGYKGYGVSNLKKFLSVPNNSNATSSGTSGSVAGLADVTLADNKKLSKNGVTMPYFDEDWLVNNGYGTVVHSDFPMRKTTDKHGQDYYEYDSLNGKDNCYFDGYENLASGGNLTMNYAGGKSNSVYDALSGFSKSTINNPGFFPFDRRSDHSNNAYDFGFGMRLDIDFTLGAYGKTNGQNTVFNFSGDDDLWVYLDGVLVLDMGGDHKMSQGCIDFTTLKSYVNNIDTTYQNQDSDLVYKNSSDKSGYGYSADFPLLFSNDTETRGSSKFNNNNVNAHHTLTVFYMERGMIESNLKVGFNFEPITDSLDVTKKVDASGVNSKLQSAVKNADDFGFNFQTSESENTGYTDTNDKRYTYSDGSAQYKAKTKGNTATLGNGDSASFNSQFNIGNYIKVTEGEPKETLVSNLDTDSLIYLDTKDMSCSWFFNNGAVPAISFDNGATFHQMYSYQTDGRTIYYYESEKDSSGNNKGFIIGRKDDKGVWNKVRYSAITENTNCIKVKAWRSTSTGDTSVGDNSSSISEVTKFTSTPPSSGDYTIDTTKESLLADHYNTNWSLYDVSGTSPNLITKGDTKVSNFQYKNKAKDDLVSTHLRLDYVNTPQVADITVNKSVVDESGNTIDDDDTQFDVTLKLDINGDGVYQDYGLTGKISQSSPYTFTGIPVGVKYKVEEQTPSGYEVSYGTTNKNEGTLGNSGATVDVINTVTPASITAGITKTLDRQIYNGTTFKFNLVGMKPTTVGGVTTVDTYSVTDTISSVTDGNATFNSIVYSTEGTYLYKITEEPLVNGHDYQTDSSVYIFKVVVAKDNGVLKATGTYYRGTSSQSVKDIIDANNTTNIASFENTSTKAQATVLKADKVNPDGTVPADAKLEGAEFTLYKVDADRSKDNMVKVATATTNKNGEITFTGLDIFKSDKNGTSKNGNGGVKEYQWYYVVETAAAEGYTLADNQQWFNFSGANFDTTKNCYTHSFVALNTHITVPYAGVNYLMQHNFILYGTLVLGLGAICSCGYMLRKRRLGAKAPVNKHGRK; via the coding sequence TTGATTAACAAAACATCAAAAGTAGCTGCAAGGTCTTTAACAGCAATTACATTAATAGTAATGATAATTATTTCTTGTATTTCTGCCGTTGCTGTAAATAAGAGTGTAGCTGAGTCTGGTGCAAAAAAGGACATTGAAGTTACCGGTGGTACAATGACTAAAGGCGTTGACTACTATCTTGTTGGTGATATGTGCAGTCCAATATGGTCAACAGCTGATACAAGTTTTGCACTAACTAAAGTTAATGGTGATAATAACCATTATACCGGAACTTTTAGACTAACTGGTCAAAAGACTTATGAGTTCAAAATCTACAACAGTAACGGGGACTATTATTCTAAGTCTGGTGCTTCCTTTAGTGAAGGAACACAGATCGTTAGAGGCTTAACAAATGATGCCGGTGCTAGCAATATGTCATTTGTTATTCCAGCTGGTACAACAGAAATTACTGTTGATATGTATTGTGAGTACTCAAATGATAGTCAGGTTACATTTACTCTTAATAATTTAGGAACAGGTGATGTAACTCAAGGTGGTACTGGTCATAGCTACAAAGCACAGAGTGGTGTAATCAACCATTCATCAGACACAGAACTTCTTAATGTTAAGAGTACATTCTTCGACTACTATAACGATGAAGAAGTTGATGGTTCTTGGAGAACAAGCCTGTCAGGTTTCTATCGTACAGTTAAGTCAGGTAACACTAGCCACAACAGAGAACCATATGAAAAGTTCAACAGAGCTATTGCACAGTATGCTAACGGAGTAAATAACAGTTCGTGGACAACACCTCTTTATTTTGGTGATTTTAACACAGATAAAGACGGTTATCAAAAAGACGGTTATAAGGGTTATGGCGTAAGTAACCTAAAGAAGTTCTTGAGTGTACCAAATAACTCAAATGCCACATCATCAGGAACCTCAGGTTCTGTTGCCGGCCTTGCCGATGTTACACTTGCAGATAACAAGAAGTTAAGTAAGAATGGTGTTACAATGCCATACTTTGATGAAGATTGGCTTGTAAATAATGGCTATGGTACAGTTGTTCATTCTGACTTCCCTATGAGAAAGACAACTGATAAACACGGTCAGGATTACTATGAATATGATAGTTTAAATGGTAAAGATAACTGCTACTTTGATGGTTATGAAAATCTTGCAAGTGGTGGAAATCTTACAATGAATTATGCCGGTGGTAAGAGTAACTCGGTTTATGATGCTTTAAGTGGTTTCTCGAAAAGTACTATTAACAATCCCGGTTTCTTCCCATTTGACAGACGAAGTGACCATAGCAACAATGCATACGACTTTGGTTTTGGTATGAGATTAGATATAGATTTTACTCTTGGTGCTTACGGTAAGACTAACGGTCAGAATACAGTATTTAATTTCTCAGGTGACGATGACCTTTGGGTTTATCTTGACGGTGTACTTGTTCTTGATATGGGTGGTGACCACAAGATGTCACAGGGTTGTATTGACTTTACAACTTTAAAGTCTTATGTAAATAATATTGATACTACATATCAAAATCAAGACTCTGATTTAGTATATAAGAATAGTTCAGATAAATCAGGTTACGGTTACTCAGCTGATTTCCCATTACTATTCTCTAATGATACAGAAACCAGAGGTTCAAGTAAATTTAACAACAACAATGTTAACGCTCACCACACACTAACTGTTTTCTATATGGAAAGAGGTATGATTGAGTCTAACTTAAAGGTTGGTTTCAACTTTGAACCTATTACAGATTCTCTTGATGTTACAAAGAAAGTTGACGCATCCGGTGTTAACTCTAAACTACAGTCAGCAGTAAAAAATGCTGATGACTTTGGTTTTAATTTCCAAACCAGTGAATCTGAGAATACAGGATATACAGACACTAATGATAAAAGATATACTTATTCAGATGGTAGTGCTCAGTATAAAGCAAAAACTAAGGGAAACACTGCAACACTAGGTAATGGTGACAGTGCCTCATTTAATAGTCAGTTTAATATTGGAAATTATATAAAAGTCACCGAAGGTGAACCGAAGGAAACACTAGTTTCTAATTTGGATACCGATAGTTTGATTTACCTTGATACAAAGGATATGAGTTGTTCGTGGTTCTTCAATAATGGTGCAGTTCCTGCAATTTCCTTTGATAATGGTGCAACATTCCATCAAATGTATAGTTATCAAACAGATGGCAGAACAATTTACTACTATGAATCTGAAAAAGATAGTAGTGGTAATAACAAAGGCTTTATCATTGGTAGAAAAGATGATAAGGGCGTTTGGAACAAAGTAAGATACTCAGCAATTACTGAAAATACTAACTGTATTAAAGTAAAGGCTTGGAGATCAACTTCTACCGGTGATACTAGTGTTGGTGATAACTCTAGCTCAATTAGTGAAGTAACTAAGTTTACTTCAACTCCACCATCAAGTGGTGATTACACAATTGATACAACAAAGGAAAGTTTGTTAGCAGATCATTACAATACTAATTGGTCATTGTATGATGTTAGTGGCACTTCACCGAACTTAATTACAAAAGGGGACACAAAGGTTTCTAACTTTCAGTATAAAAATAAAGCAAAGGATGATTTGGTTTCAACTCATCTAAGACTTGATTATGTAAACACACCTCAGGTTGCTGACATTACAGTAAACAAGAGTGTTGTTGACGAAAGTGGTAATACAATTGATGATGATGATACACAGTTTGATGTTACTTTAAAACTTGACATTAACGGTGACGGTGTATATCAAGATTACGGTCTAACCGGTAAGATTTCACAGAGTTCACCTTATACATTCACAGGAATTCCTGTAGGTGTTAAGTATAAGGTTGAAGAACAAACACCAAGTGGATATGAGGTTTCTTATGGTACAACAAATAAGAATGAAGGTACACTTGGTAATTCAGGTGCTACTGTAGATGTTATCAACACAGTAACTCCTGCAAGTATTACAGCCGGTATTACAAAGACACTTGACCGTCAAATTTATAATGGTACAACATTTAAATTTAACCTTGTAGGTATGAAACCTACAACTGTTGGTGGTGTAACAACTGTAGATACTTATTCAGTAACAGATACAATTAGCAGTGTTACTGACGGTAATGCAACATTTAACTCTATTGTCTATAGCACAGAAGGTACATATCTATATAAGATTACAGAAGAACCATTAGTTAATGGTCATGATTATCAAACTGATTCTTCAGTATATATCTTTAAGGTTGTTGTTGCTAAGGATAACGGTGTTCTAAAGGCAACAGGTACTTATTATAGAGGTACTTCTTCACAATCTGTAAAAGATATTATTGATGCTAATAATACAACTAATATTGCAAGTTTTGAAAATACATCAACTAAGGCTCAGGCTACAGTTCTAAAGGCTGACAAGGTTAACCCTGACGGTACTGTTCCTGCTGATGCGAAACTTGAAGGTGCTGAATTTACACTTTACAAGGTTGACGCTGATAGAAGTAAAGATAATATGGTAAAGGTTGCAACTGCTACAACTAATAAAAATGGTGAAATAACCTTTACTGGCCTAGATATTTTCAAATCAGATAAAAACGGTACCAGTAAAAACGGTAATGGTGGTGTTAAGGAATATCAGTGGTACTATGTTGTAGAAACTGCAGCTGCTGAAGGTTATACTCTAGCAGATAACCAACAATGGTTTAACTTTAGTGGTGCAAATTTTGATACTACAAAGAACTGCTATACTCATTCTTTCGTAGCACTAAATACACACATTACAGTTCCTTATGCCGGTGTTAACTATCTAATGCAACATAACTTTATTCTTTATGGTACATTAGTTCTTGGTTTAGGTGCAATTTGTTCTTGTGGCTATATGCTAAGAAAGAGAAGACTTGGAGCAAAAGCTCCTGTCAATAAACATGGTAGGAAATAA
- a CDS encoding SpaH/EbpB family LPXTG-anchored major pilin, producing MTKSIKKIFAALLVVATLALMIPFSASAARDASTDVTFKLSDSSVVGKFKFDIYKLADITTSTGAVTTVAGLPTAVKTAVEAEGTDANTTALINACKSNLASLGSAVKTWDATTDSVTYTDLTAGIYYIHPVAKGTATKIADSIVTTPKYDADTKSWVKNDDIDLASKVSTKDIVLDKTITKVDNTDVNAKYATAGLGSTVEFKLEANVPGSATSKLKKYAIADKMDAGLSFNKNSVKVYYTTDASSLSAADLVDAADYTVDAPFTAKDTEYTFAVKFKADTDGYVKNIYDAGKKMVVVFNATVNENATVGKTSNDNKVSLDYANDDTEIVEPGPTVQVFTFKLQLVKADASDSNKKLKGATFELYNEAKSKVIETGETDAKGEIVFSSLLAKGTYYVKETVAPEGYVLPTGDAAWTEIKVTPTITQKTNAGANDAQYELTGLTNAGDNNTFAFVTKTVKNVKITVPKTGGMGTTLFTICGASLIVLAGVMFVVLKRKKTSK from the coding sequence ATGACAAAATCAATTAAGAAAATTTTTGCAGCTCTTCTTGTAGTTGCAACTCTAGCACTTATGATTCCATTTAGTGCCAGTGCAGCAAGAGATGCATCAACAGATGTTACTTTTAAACTAAGTGACTCATCAGTTGTAGGCAAGTTTAAGTTTGACATTTACAAGCTTGCTGATATTACTACATCAACAGGCGCAGTTACAACAGTTGCAGGTCTACCTACTGCTGTTAAAACAGCTGTTGAAGCTGAAGGTACAGATGCTAACACAACAGCTCTAATCAACGCTTGTAAGAGCAACCTAGCAAGCCTAGGTTCTGCTGTTAAGACTTGGGATGCTACAACAGATTCTGTTACATACACAGACCTAACAGCCGGTATCTATTACATTCACCCGGTTGCTAAGGGTACAGCTACAAAGATTGCTGACTCAATTGTAACAACACCTAAGTATGATGCTGATACAAAGTCTTGGGTTAAGAATGATGATATTGATCTAGCTTCTAAGGTTAGCACAAAGGACATCGTTCTTGACAAGACAATCACTAAGGTTGATAACACAGATGTAAACGCTAAGTATGCTACAGCCGGTTTAGGTAGCACAGTTGAATTTAAGCTAGAAGCTAATGTTCCCGGTTCTGCTACTTCAAAACTAAAGAAGTATGCTATCGCTGATAAGATGGATGCAGGTCTATCATTTAACAAGAATTCTGTTAAGGTTTACTACACAACTGATGCTTCTTCACTAAGTGCTGCTGACCTAGTAGATGCTGCTGATTATACAGTAGATGCACCTTTCACAGCTAAGGATACAGAATATACATTTGCAGTTAAATTCAAGGCTGATACAGATGGTTATGTAAAGAACATTTATGATGCTGGCAAGAAGATGGTAGTTGTATTTAATGCTACAGTTAATGAAAATGCAACAGTAGGTAAGACTTCAAATGACAACAAGGTTTCTCTAGACTACGCTAATGACGATACAGAAATCGTTGAACCTGGTCCAACAGTACAGGTATTTACATTTAAGCTACAGTTAGTTAAGGCAGATGCTAGTGATTCTAACAAAAAGCTTAAGGGTGCAACATTTGAACTATATAATGAAGCAAAGTCAAAAGTGATTGAAACAGGAGAAACTGATGCAAAGGGTGAGATTGTTTTTTCAAGCCTATTAGCTAAGGGTACATATTATGTAAAAGAAACAGTTGCTCCGGAAGGTTATGTTCTACCAACAGGTGATGCAGCTTGGACAGAAATCAAAGTAACTCCTACAATTACTCAGAAGACAAATGCCGGTGCAAATGATGCTCAGTATGAACTAACAGGTCTAACAAATGCAGGTGACAATAATACTTTCGCTTTCGTTACAAAGACAGTTAAGAATGTAAAGATTACAGTTCCTAAGACAGGTGGTATGGGTACAACTCTATTCACAATTTGTGGTGCTTCTCTAATCGTTCTTGCAGGTGTAATGTTTGTAGTTCTAAAGAGAAAGAAAACTTCTAAGTAA
- a CDS encoding LOG family protein, translating into MRICILGSASNIIDDSYIKATEELGYELGKRGHSLVFGAGSEGLMGASARGMKKAGAEITGVVPEFFFDDKIESLYTECTKLIKTQSMRERKHIMEDLADAFIITPGGVGTFEEMFEIVTLKQLGRINKPIAIYNINHYYDNLQEMMEHSMREGFVREKCHDLYRYFDDMDKLINFVETDKGTKWTVAELKR; encoded by the coding sequence ATGAGAATATGTATTTTGGGTTCAGCAAGTAACATCATTGATGATTCATATATAAAAGCAACAGAGGAACTGGGTTATGAACTTGGCAAGAGAGGTCACTCCCTAGTATTCGGTGCAGGTAGCGAAGGACTTATGGGTGCTTCTGCAAGAGGTATGAAAAAGGCCGGTGCTGAGATTACCGGTGTTGTACCTGAATTTTTCTTTGATGACAAGATTGAAAGTTTATATACTGAATGTACTAAACTAATCAAAACCCAGTCTATGAGAGAAAGAAAGCACATTATGGAGGATTTAGCCGATGCTTTCATTATTACTCCCGGTGGTGTAGGTACATTTGAAGAAATGTTTGAAATTGTTACTCTAAAGCAGTTAGGCAGAATTAACAAGCCTATTGCTATTTACAATATCAACCACTACTATGATAACCTACAGGAAATGATGGAACACTCAATGCGTGAAGGTTTTGTAAGAGAAAAATGTCACGACCTATACCGTTACTTTGATGATATGGATAAACTTATTAACTTTGTTGAAACTGACAAAGGTACTAAGTGGACAGTTGCTGAACTAAAAAGATAA
- a CDS encoding leucine-rich repeat domain-containing protein codes for MAEENVKNITTEKVTKKNLSTIRLIVGGVIVLVLVTVLCLFLIFTCVIKLAPSGMEIKRSGIGVEIVKYTGDEKNLKIPDLINGLSVVSIGEKAFYNTNVEKVEMPKDLKEVGSYCFANCKNLKEVKFNSEVTNFGNNAFENSSVKKVTLPSDLQKISKSMFKNCKKLTSVSFPNKLLFIDDEAFYGCTSLSKMTVGEGIRKIGKDTFSNENRDFMLCSVAGSIVEDYARENNIEYAPCNEYYEVYTKYPVYVGSNRYSTVEVSNGNNGIMNFLPSQSGYYRVTLKGSSVDFDINKATKNTQKLSTVKNNTDDYFAYFESGKEYFLSVVAQEQSTFTVNIQQVSKSTVSTYSKCERMYLGQDIYDLSKGTELKSDHNKYSETVATVNSDSTITKVEDYYVDNKNKVWYQITTKIGAMESKLWFKA; via the coding sequence TGTGGGTGGAGTTATTGTTTTAGTTTTGGTAACGGTACTGTGTTTATTTCTAATTTTTACTTGTGTAATAAAACTTGCTCCAAGTGGTATGGAAATTAAGAGAAGTGGCATTGGTGTTGAAATTGTAAAATATACCGGTGATGAAAAAAATCTTAAAATCCCCGACTTAATAAACGGACTAAGTGTGGTTTCAATAGGAGAAAAGGCTTTTTATAATACTAATGTTGAAAAAGTAGAAATGCCAAAAGATTTAAAAGAAGTTGGCAGTTACTGTTTTGCAAATTGTAAGAATTTAAAGGAAGTTAAGTTTAATTCAGAGGTAACTAACTTTGGGAACAATGCTTTTGAAAATTCTTCAGTAAAAAAGGTAACATTACCTAGTGACCTTCAAAAAATCAGTAAATCAATGTTTAAGAATTGTAAGAAACTAACAAGTGTTTCTTTCCCTAACAAATTGCTATTTATTGATGATGAGGCATTTTATGGTTGTACTTCACTAAGCAAAATGACTGTTGGTGAGGGTATAAGAAAAATCGGCAAAGATACTTTTAGTAATGAAAACAGAGACTTTATGCTTTGTAGTGTAGCAGGTAGTATTGTTGAGGATTATGCAAGAGAAAATAATATTGAATATGCACCTTGTAATGAATACTATGAAGTATATACAAAGTACCCTGTATATGTAGGTAGCAATAGATACTCTACTGTTGAAGTGTCAAACGGTAATAACGGTATTATGAATTTCTTACCGTCACAAAGTGGATATTACAGAGTTACTTTAAAGGGTAGTAGTGTTGATTTTGATATTAATAAAGCCACTAAGAATACACAAAAACTTTCAACGGTAAAGAATAATACCGATGACTATTTTGCTTATTTTGAAAGTGGCAAGGAATATTTTCTTTCTGTTGTTGCTCAAGAACAAAGTACTTTTACTGTAAACATACAGCAGGTTAGTAAATCTACTGTTTCTACATACAGTAAATGTGAAAGAATGTATTTAGGTCAAGATATTTATGACCTTTCAAAAGGTACTGAACTAAAGTCTGACCATAATAAATATTCCGAAACAGTTGCTACCGTTAATTCCGACTCTACTATCACTAAAGTTGAAGATTATTATGTTGATAATAAAAATAAAGTATGGTATCAAATAACCACAAAGATAGGTGCTATGGAAAGCAAGTTGTGGTTTAAAGCATAA
- the pulA gene encoding type I pullulanase: protein MKKMFRPLSLVMVLVVLATTTTFSALSATIDKNLTGAGINVEKVAAYTNSSDGYATYSGNDLGANYSADSTTFKVWAPSASSVKVKLYKTGSDSEAGAGVIGTYDMTKDSSNGVWSLKQSGDLNGIYYTYLVTVNGKTNETRDVYSTACGVNSKRSMVVDLNSTNPDGWNNDSHVLFNSSSEATVWEMSVRDFSIDSSSGVDADKRGTFLGVAQHGTTLNGKGDIKTGIDYLIENKINCVQIMPMYDFGSVDETKGGQNWGYDPMNYNVPEGSFSTNPYDGAVRIKEMKTMIKALHDAGISVVMDVVYNHTYNTTDSCFENTVPGYYYRMNGSQFLNGSGCGNVTASDKTMYRKYMIDSVKYWANEYHIDGFRFDLMGCHDITTMNKLRDELDTIDKRILTYGEPWTGTWPRDPNGIADSSAALMDNASKLNPRVGMFNDKVRDAIRGSNDNYGAASGYIMGTSGFDTAIKAGEMANTSTMWGSNWSKAPTQTVTYSCCHDNLTLWDKIMKVCGSSDYDGSNSTYLAMNKLASVIEFTSQGINFTIAGEEFARTKYGEDNSYNKGDSKNLIDWNRVSKYSDLVSYYKGLREIRSVYSPFTDSSMTSVNSSYFCSTPSGVVAYTMQNKTANANKEWGMVAVITNATSNTQTVKLQAGTTLPSSWVTVANGNSAGLKNLGTVNGSTVSVPARSSLILVDASTFDRGVTPTTSTTTVPPTTTSAKKTITYNTSKIKNFNDGVSTETVTNGQNVTKTIEPEDGYEIVYAKVVCGGNDITSTAYNSATSTLSFNATADTDVTIIATKIPDTHLYGDTNSDGSVTVQDASRLQKYVANITDLSATELKSSDVNNDNHVDVKDVTMIQKYIAGAVSSFPSGKSFSDEKPTYTIPTNTITTTSATTVTVPTTATTPSSTVSTGDKVLTLDPSAVSAGNERWAAYFFNSTNTSNYVWVDLDSSNSVKVPDGMDTVIFVRMNGKTTENTWDNRWNQSEDLTIGSSTKYVATGWGSGNLFTGNWA, encoded by the coding sequence ATGAAAAAAATGTTTAGACCATTATCTTTGGTAATGGTGCTGGTTGTTCTAGCTACAACAACGACTTTCTCAGCGTTGTCAGCTACAATCGACAAAAATCTAACTGGGGCAGGTATTAATGTGGAAAAAGTAGCAGCGTATACTAACTCAAGTGATGGGTATGCCACTTATAGTGGTAATGACTTGGGTGCAAATTATTCAGCTGACTCTACAACCTTTAAGGTATGGGCACCTTCAGCATCTAGCGTGAAGGTTAAACTATACAAGACAGGTTCAGATAGCGAAGCTGGTGCAGGTGTCATTGGCACTTATGATATGACTAAGGACAGCTCTAATGGTGTTTGGTCATTAAAACAAAGTGGTGACTTAAACGGTATCTACTACACATACCTAGTAACAGTCAATGGCAAAACAAATGAAACAAGAGATGTATATTCAACAGCTTGTGGTGTTAACAGTAAGCGTTCAATGGTTGTTGATTTAAATTCAACTAATCCTGATGGTTGGAACAATGACTCTCATGTTCTTTTCAATAGCTCTTCAGAAGCTACAGTTTGGGAAATGTCAGTAAGAGATTTTTCTATTGACAGTTCTTCCGGTGTAGATGCTGACAAGAGAGGTACTTTCCTAGGTGTTGCTCAGCATGGTACAACACTTAACGGCAAAGGTGATATTAAAACAGGTATTGACTATCTAATTGAAAACAAAATCAATTGTGTTCAGATTATGCCAATGTATGACTTTGGTTCAGTTGATGAAACAAAGGGTGGTCAAAACTGGGGTTATGACCCAATGAACTACAATGTTCCTGAAGGTTCTTTCTCTACTAACCCATATGACGGTGCAGTAAGAATTAAGGAAATGAAAACAATGATTAAGGCACTTCATGATGCCGGTATCTCTGTTGTTATGGATGTAGTTTATAACCACACATATAACACAACTGACTCTTGCTTTGAAAATACAGTTCCGGGTTACTACTACAGAATGAACGGTAGTCAGTTCCTTAACGGTTCAGGTTGTGGTAATGTAACTGCTTCCGACAAGACAATGTATAGAAAATATATGATTGACTCAGTTAAGTATTGGGCAAATGAATACCATATTGATGGTTTCCGTTTTGACTTAATGGGTTGTCACGATATTACAACAATGAATAAGCTTAGAGATGAGCTTGATACTATTGATAAGAGAATTTTAACTTATGGTGAACCTTGGACAGGTACATGGCCAAGAGACCCTAACGGTATTGCCGATTCATCAGCAGCACTAATGGATAACGCAAGTAAGCTAAATCCAAGAGTTGGTATGTTTAACGATAAGGTTAGAGATGCTATCAGAGGTAGCAACGATAACTACGGTGCAGCATCCGGCTATATTATGGGTACAAGTGGTTTTGATACTGCAATTAAAGCCGGTGAAATGGCTAACACCTCCACAATGTGGGGCAGTAACTGGTCAAAAGCACCTACTCAAACAGTAACATATTCTTGTTGTCACGATAACCTAACTCTTTGGGATAAGATTATGAAGGTTTGTGGTAGTAGTGACTATGATGGTTCTAACTCAACATACCTAGCTATGAACAAACTTGCTTCAGTAATTGAATTTACTTCTCAAGGTATTAATTTTACTATTGCAGGTGAAGAATTTGCAAGAACTAAGTACGGTGAAGACAACTCTTATAACAAGGGTGATAGCAAGAACTTAATTGATTGGAACAGAGTTTCTAAGTATTCCGATCTAGTAAGCTATTATAAAGGTCTAAGAGAAATCCGTTCTGTATATAGCCCATTTACAGATAGCTCAATGACTTCTGTAAATTCATCTTACTTCTGTTCAACACCTAGTGGTGTGGTTGCTTATACAATGCAGAACAAGACAGCTAATGCTAACAAAGAATGGGGTATGGTTGCAGTAATTACAAATGCAACTTCTAACACTCAGACAGTTAAGCTACAAGCCGGTACAACACTTCCATCATCTTGGGTTACTGTTGCTAACGGTAACAGTGCAGGTCTAAAGAACTTAGGTACAGTTAACGGTTCAACTGTTTCAGTTCCTGCAAGAAGTTCTCTAATCCTAGTTGATGCAAGTACATTTGACAGAGGTGTAACTCCTACAACATCAACTACTACAGTACCACCTACAACAACTTCTGCTAAGAAAACAATCACTTATAACACATCAAAGATTAAGAACTTTAATGATGGTGTTTCTACAGAAACAGTAACAAATGGTCAAAATGTTACAAAGACAATTGAACCTGAAGATGGTTACGAAATTGTTTATGCTAAGGTAGTATGTGGTGGCAACGATATTACTTCTACTGCATATAACTCAGCAACAAGTACACTTAGCTTTAATGCTACTGCAGATACAGATGTAACAATTATTGCAACAAAGATTCCTGATACTCACCTATATGGTGATACCAACAGTGACGGTTCAGTTACTGTTCAGGACGCTTCAAGACTACAGAAGTATGTTGCTAATATAACTGACCTAAGTGCTACAGAACTTAAGTCATCAGATGTTAATAATGACAATCATGTTGATGTTAAGGATGTAACAATGATTCAAAAGTATATTGCAGGTGCAGTATCAAGTTTCCCATCAGGTAAAAGCTTCTCTGATGAGAAACCTACATATACAATTCCTACAAATACAATTACAACAACATCAGCTACAACAGTAACAGTTCCTACAACTGCTACTACTCCATCATCTACTGTTTCTACCGGTGATAAGGTGTTAACACTTGACCCATCAGCAGTTTCAGCAGGTAATGAAAGATGGGCTGCTTACTTCTTTAATTCAACAAATACATCAAATTATGTATGGGTTGACTTAGACAGCAGTAACTCAGTAAAAGTACCTGATGGTATGGATACAGTTATCTTTGTTCGTATGAACGGAAAAACAACAGAAAATACTTGGGATAATCGTTGGAATCAGTCAGAAGACTTAACAATCGGTTCAAGCACAAAGTATGTTGCTACCGGTTGGGGTTCAGGTAATCTGTTCACAGGTAACTGGGCATAA